The following are from one region of the Dethiosulfovibrio salsuginis genome:
- the tnpB gene encoding IS66 family insertion sequence element accessory protein TnpB, with protein sequence MRGQGVLNGIADKLDHIYIACGKTDLRRGIDGLVAIIQTEFKL encoded by the coding sequence ATGAGAGGGCAGGGAGTCCTTAACGGTATAGCCGATAAGCTGGATCATATCTACATAGCCTGTGGCAAAACAGATCTCCGAAGAGGCATAGACGGTTTAGTCGCTATCATACAGACCGAGTTCAAGCTTGA
- the tnpA gene encoding IS66 family insertion sequence element accessory protein TnpA encodes MMTNQEAKLAETLKIWADHINDCRSSGMTVRAWCKSKGIHVHTYYYRQNQVRKAACKEAEQQERKTSVFAEIKPMEQRRVLSCSPSNIAVTLSVGSNLMAVHNGADRDTVSAVLKMLSAL; translated from the coding sequence ATGATGACGAACCAAGAAGCTAAGCTAGCAGAGACCTTAAAGATCTGGGCAGATCATATCAATGACTGTCGTTCCAGCGGAATGACCGTAAGGGCCTGGTGTAAATCCAAGGGAATCCACGTTCATACCTATTATTACCGTCAAAACCAGGTCCGCAAAGCTGCCTGCAAAGAGGCGGAACAGCAGGAGCGTAAGACATCGGTATTTGCCGAGATAAAACCTATGGAGCAACGTCGGGTTCTGTCCTGTTCTCCCTCGAATATAGCGGTTACCCTCAGCGTAGGGAGCAACCTTATGGCCGTTCACAACGGAGCTGACAGGGACACCGTGTCAGCTGTTCTAAAAATGCTCTCTGCCCTATGA